The following proteins are co-located in the Acidobacteriota bacterium genome:
- a CDS encoding phosphoesterase: MPITSYQRRRLEPPGLSRSTIPPRVVWLCVLCAAATLALAQPAAEREWLPGDSHIHSHWSTGYDYRTAPPTPIKGRDALYSTPRNATMARRFGLRWLVTTDHGGPAHSKVNLEQAYRELTLSRELVPDVLQFYGMELNMPGMDHHTLIIPRAEDEALVLHEIESRFDSNEDWARPSDPRRQSAGLRRQALAHMQELDRLPILFANHPSRSAEAIGVYGRDEPWELRENNDIAPDVYRGMEGAPGHQAAALNENGSGYRGVYRNPEARTLGGFDQMTAIVGGLWDALLGEGRRFWIVASSDSHFHYAEPVRAGSDFWPGEFHKTWVHARPTYADVLDGLRRGRMFAVAGDLVTALDVSLASGRQKAGLGGTLRVAPGARVTATVRFRDPETANAAGENPAVRRVDVIVGEVRGPASDAANDRNPTTRVFARFTRDALDRDGDRYTVEAVLPAVDRDLYVRVRGTSTDDLEPPMDDPGENPWDDLWFYSNPIFVEVE; this comes from the coding sequence ATGCCCATAACTTCTTACCAACGCCGTCGACTGGAACCCCCGGGCCTCTCGCGGAGTACCATCCCTCCGCGTGTCGTCTGGCTCTGCGTCCTGTGCGCGGCGGCCACCCTCGCCCTGGCCCAACCCGCCGCCGAGCGCGAATGGCTGCCCGGCGATTCACACATCCATAGCCATTGGAGCACAGGCTACGACTACCGCACCGCACCGCCGACCCCCATCAAGGGGCGGGATGCGCTCTACTCGACGCCGCGCAACGCCACGATGGCGCGGCGGTTCGGCCTGCGCTGGTTGGTGACGACCGATCACGGCGGCCCCGCCCACTCCAAGGTGAACCTGGAGCAGGCCTACCGCGAACTGACCCTGTCGCGCGAACTCGTTCCCGACGTGCTGCAGTTCTACGGCATGGAGCTCAACATGCCGGGCATGGACCACCACACGCTGATCATTCCCCGGGCCGAGGACGAGGCCTTGGTGCTGCACGAGATCGAGAGCCGTTTCGACTCCAACGAGGACTGGGCCCGTCCCTCCGACCCGCGCCGGCAGTCGGCGGGGCTCAGACGACAGGCGTTGGCGCACATGCAGGAGTTGGACAGGCTGCCGATCCTGTTCGCCAACCACCCTTCCCGGTCGGCGGAAGCGATCGGTGTCTATGGTCGCGACGAACCGTGGGAGCTCCGAGAGAACAACGACATCGCGCCGGACGTATACCGCGGGATGGAGGGCGCGCCCGGCCACCAGGCCGCTGCCCTCAACGAGAACGGCAGCGGGTACCGCGGCGTATACCGGAACCCGGAAGCCCGGACCCTGGGCGGCTTCGACCAGATGACCGCCATCGTCGGCGGCCTGTGGGACGCGCTCCTCGGGGAGGGGCGGCGGTTCTGGATCGTGGCCTCGTCCGACTCGCATTTTCACTACGCCGAACCGGTCCGGGCCGGGAGCGATTTCTGGCCCGGCGAGTTCCACAAGACCTGGGTCCATGCGCGCCCGACCTATGCCGACGTGCTCGACGGCCTGCGGCGCGGCCGCATGTTCGCGGTGGCCGGGGATCTGGTGACCGCGCTCGACGTCAGCCTGGCGAGCGGTCGTCAGAAGGCCGGGCTCGGCGGCACCTTGCGTGTCGCGCCGGGGGCGAGGGTCACGGCGACCGTCCGCTTCCGCGATCCGGAAACCGCGAACGCGGCGGGCGAGAATCCCGCCGTCCGACGGGTCGACGTGATCGTCGGCGAAGTGCGGGGACCGGCCTCCGATGCGGCGAACGACCGAAATCCGACGACGCGCGTCTTCGCCCGCTTCACGCGCGACGCGCTGGACCGCGACGGAGACCGCTACACCGTCGAGGCGGTGCTGCCCGCGGTGGACCGCGATCTCTATGTCCGGGTGCGCGGCACAAGCACCGACGACCTCGAGCCTCCAATGGACGATCCCGGGGAGAACCCCTGGGACGATCTCTGGTTCTACTCGAACCCGATCTTCGTCGAGGTCGAGTGA